One genomic segment of Mytilus galloprovincialis chromosome 5, xbMytGall1.hap1.1, whole genome shotgun sequence includes these proteins:
- the LOC143075252 gene encoding uncharacterized protein LOC143075252 has translation MFVYIFMMVFVVDKVSTSASWNLTTLPISFGKDVILWCYMGEKKENNFSKQQTDLRQWTGGQQYDLLCMDNKCLNPFKYEMLTRNNSQDFGLLIHNLSESDLDCQYTCSCGFSDFTKKLSVEPNHVMSLPANQTTITNGKNINNGNLKIEIMLDKVNPVPHCSALFKGQFINETTVTVMRWYTYHNDVRVIYNFPVDDIGCEGRLQILCTLVYRNVTIFDEDIDMCQKEEASMLIMTSLAIGFSGCVIILSIFIWLTKRRKDQFGVRCWTNGKKKQMESTIVNKVQLLTPSENYHHEKETSTMIDV, from the exons atgtttgtttacatttttatgatggTATTCGTTGTGGATAAAGTATCTACGTCAG CTTCGTGGAATCTAACAACCTTGCCCATTAGCTTTGGAAAAGACGTTATTTTGTGGTGCTACATGGGTGAGAAAAAGGaaaacaatttttcaaaacaaCAAACAGATCTTCGACAGTGGACAGGAGGCCAACAATACGATTTGCTTTGTATGGATAATAAATGCCTAAATCCATTTAAGTATGAAATGTTAACACGAAATAACAGTCAAGATTTTGGGTTATTGATTCACAATTTAAGTGAATCAGATTTGGATTGTCAATACACGTGTTCCTGTGGATTTTCTGATTTCACTAAGAAACTATCTGTCGAACCAAACCATGTTATGT CTCTACCAGCTAATCAAACAACaataacaaatggaaaaaatatcaacaatggCAACTTGAAAATAGAAATCATGCTTGATAAGGTGAATCCTGTTCCGCATTGTTCAGCACTATTTAAG GGTCAgtttatcaatgagacaactgttacTGTGATGAGGTGGTACACATATCATAACGATGTCAGAGTGATTTATAATTTTCCTGTTGACGATATCGGATGTGAAGGGAGACTGCAAATACTGTGCACACTTGTGTATCGTAATGTTACAATTTTTGACGAAGACATAGACATGTGTCAAA aaGAGGAAGCAAGCATGCTGATAATGACTTCACTAGCCATCGGATTTTCAGGATGTGTTATAATATTGTCGATTTTCATATGGTTGACTAAAA GACGTAAGGACCAGTTTGGTGTACGATGCTGGACCAACGGAAAGAAGAAACAAATGGAAAGTACAATTGTCAATAAAGTGCAATTACTGACTCCTTCAGAAAACTATCATCATGAAAAAGAAACATCAACAATGATAGACGTCTAG